One window of the Archangium primigenium genome contains the following:
- a CDS encoding dienelactone hydrolase family protein, with protein MAHEAKLSGANGHAFPGYLKEPEGGKSRGAVVVIHEFWGLTDQVRGVADRLAREGFTAFAPDLYQGQVTTDADKALQLMQALDMKKAARELAQAAEALRQRAPGTRVAVLGFCMGGALALAAAATDDTFAAAVPFYGIPPEQVADVSRIRCPVLGHFATQDDWCTPERVDALEKTLQAAQVPARLHRYDANHAFANERRPEVYSPANAEQAWKRSIEFLHEKLG; from the coding sequence ATGGCACACGAGGCGAAGCTGAGCGGCGCGAACGGACACGCGTTCCCCGGGTATTTGAAGGAGCCCGAGGGCGGTAAGAGCCGGGGCGCCGTGGTGGTCATCCACGAGTTCTGGGGCCTGACGGACCAGGTGCGCGGCGTGGCGGACCGGCTGGCGCGCGAGGGCTTCACGGCGTTCGCGCCGGACCTCTACCAGGGCCAGGTGACCACGGACGCCGACAAGGCCCTGCAGTTGATGCAGGCGCTGGACATGAAGAAGGCCGCCCGGGAGCTCGCCCAGGCCGCCGAGGCCCTGCGCCAGCGCGCCCCGGGCACCCGCGTCGCGGTGCTGGGCTTCTGCATGGGCGGCGCCCTGGCGCTCGCGGCCGCGGCCACGGACGATACCTTCGCGGCCGCCGTGCCCTTCTACGGCATTCCGCCCGAGCAGGTGGCGGACGTGAGCCGCATCCGCTGCCCCGTGCTCGGGCACTTCGCGACCCAGGACGATTGGTGCACCCCCGAGCGCGTGGACGCCCTGGAGAAGACGCTCCAGGCCGCCCAGGTGCCCGCGCGCCTGCACCGCTATGACGCGAACCACGCCTTCGCCAACGAGCGGCGGCCCGAGGTCTACTCGCCCGCGAACGCCGAGCAGGCGTGGAAGCGCTCCATCGAGTTCCTCCACGAGAAGCTCGGCTGA
- a CDS encoding PAS domain S-box protein produces MSAPEPCLGVLLVPAASSAREPLLFTAERAGVRVVERLDEASIAVVDLTHPGGSAALGALMATSQGASLSLLVMVEPSESIFLTLDALQPAEVMSGGLRSCELGWRLKRVTERHHKRQELWRRQQDLSLLVELTADYAEHLNVEALLHDVTRRLAERLGINRAALVVVDRGMESARVVAASDTSGTQDTPLELERYPEVREAVRTGRIVLVEDASHHPLLEGVQSEVAARGIHTLVALPLHIAGEVRGVLLLRAAGGDRRTFAAHEIDFLHTVAHATAVALRNASLLQLVRGQNEKEISARIAAEAKAASLETYHLFFANLREGVAILDDRACVLSLNPSGESILETTSEAATGQHLVDLAQPVDETVLMELVTSARRGESRSDVDLMVRTPGGRRVTLSFSAAPLEDGLRAIILSFRDVTQARHLADELRHTKDFLERLIDSSVDAIVAADMQGRIILFNKGAEALFGYGAPQALGGLHVDTLYPAGVARQIMRQLRAPDSGGRGRLGVNRQEVIHKEGQRVPVNMTASIVYEGGREVASVGIFTDLRDRMELERKLSDVENRLEESEKSAVIVALAGTAAHELNQPLTSVMGYAELLKRKLREEDAAYKPVDIIYREAERMAEIVRKIGRITRFETKTYVGTQQILDLDKASSHDD; encoded by the coding sequence GTGTCCGCCCCTGAGCCTTGCCTTGGCGTTCTCCTTGTTCCCGCGGCCTCCTCCGCGCGCGAGCCGCTCCTGTTCACGGCGGAGCGGGCCGGAGTCCGGGTGGTGGAGCGCCTGGACGAGGCCTCCATCGCGGTCGTGGATTTGACCCACCCCGGCGGCTCCGCCGCGCTCGGCGCGCTGATGGCCACCTCCCAGGGGGCCTCGCTCTCGCTGCTCGTCATGGTGGAGCCCTCCGAGTCCATCTTCCTCACCCTGGACGCCCTGCAGCCCGCGGAGGTGATGAGCGGGGGCCTGCGCTCGTGTGAGCTGGGCTGGCGGCTCAAGCGCGTCACCGAGCGCCACCACAAGCGCCAGGAGCTGTGGCGCCGTCAGCAGGACCTGTCGCTCCTGGTGGAGCTCACCGCGGACTACGCCGAGCACCTGAACGTGGAGGCGCTCCTGCACGACGTCACCCGCCGGCTCGCCGAGCGCCTGGGCATCAACCGGGCGGCGCTGGTGGTGGTGGACCGGGGCATGGAGAGCGCCCGGGTGGTGGCCGCCAGCGACACCTCGGGCACCCAGGACACCCCCCTCGAGCTGGAGCGCTACCCGGAGGTGCGCGAGGCGGTGCGCACCGGCCGCATCGTGCTCGTGGAGGATGCCTCCCACCATCCGCTGCTCGAGGGCGTGCAGAGCGAGGTGGCCGCGCGGGGCATCCATACGCTCGTGGCCCTGCCGCTGCACATCGCGGGGGAGGTGCGCGGGGTGCTGCTGCTGCGCGCCGCGGGCGGGGACCGGCGCACCTTCGCGGCCCACGAGATCGACTTCCTGCACACGGTGGCGCACGCCACGGCCGTGGCCCTGCGCAACGCCTCGCTGCTGCAACTGGTGCGCGGACAGAACGAGAAGGAGATCTCCGCGCGCATCGCCGCCGAGGCCAAGGCCGCGTCGCTGGAGACCTACCACCTCTTCTTCGCCAACCTGCGCGAGGGCGTGGCCATCCTCGATGACCGCGCGTGCGTGCTCAGCCTCAACCCCTCGGGCGAGTCCATCCTGGAGACGACGTCGGAGGCCGCCACCGGCCAGCACCTGGTGGACCTGGCCCAGCCGGTGGACGAGACGGTGTTGATGGAGCTGGTCACCTCGGCCCGGCGGGGGGAGTCGCGCTCGGACGTGGACTTGATGGTGCGCACGCCCGGGGGCCGCCGCGTCACGCTGAGCTTCTCGGCGGCGCCGCTGGAGGACGGACTGCGCGCCATCATCCTGTCCTTCCGGGACGTCACCCAGGCCCGCCACCTCGCCGACGAGCTGCGCCACACCAAGGACTTCCTCGAGCGCCTCATCGACTCCTCGGTGGACGCCATCGTCGCCGCGGACATGCAGGGCCGCATCATCCTCTTCAACAAGGGGGCCGAGGCGCTCTTCGGCTACGGCGCGCCCCAGGCGCTCGGCGGGCTGCACGTGGACACGCTCTACCCCGCGGGCGTGGCGCGGCAGATCATGCGTCAGCTGCGCGCTCCGGACTCCGGGGGCCGGGGCCGGCTCGGGGTCAACCGCCAGGAGGTCATCCACAAGGAGGGCCAGCGCGTTCCGGTGAACATGACGGCCTCCATCGTCTACGAGGGCGGCCGGGAGGTGGCCAGCGTGGGCATCTTCACCGACCTGCGCGACCGCATGGAGCTGGAGCGCAAGCTGTCGGACGTGGAGAACCGCCTGGAGGAGAGCGAGAAGAGCGCCGTCATCGTCGCCCTGGCGGGCACCGCCGCGCACGAACTCAACCAGCCGCTCACCTCGGTGATGGGCTACGCGGAGCTGCTCAAGCGCAAGCTGCGCGAGGAGGACGCCGCCTACAAGCCCGTGGACATCATCTACCGCGAGGCCGAGCGCATGGCGGAGATCGTGCGCAAGATTGGTCGCATCACCCGCTTCGAGACGAAGACCTACGTGGGCACGCAGCAGATCCTGGACCTCGACAAGGCGAGCTCTCATGACGACTGA
- a CDS encoding sensor histidine kinase encodes MTTESRRLSAPSEPSAEDFRTFFDLVEVPAALCDLELRLRAGNPAFTRFCFDHGLSVDQLLEGLDLAAVPDDWGTRELEVMLPQGGSVLVELSRRGDCVSVVGRHASDNIRGHLVMVEQALLEQARTEGVLLDLSRSVAEAGSEEELVAAVARGVKELFPGRAFCIRITDARTGVLTSLYAEGRLKEGSREPLVLKRSATEKLHLSVASLPAGVVVAPRVPLLFEGSVDGVSAPLVASGQLYGAINLEYTAPRRGESTYFQDERVLVQLANQVAVAVKNAKLIDELTFVRKYLEDLLEKANALIVVSNREGKIVVFNQAISRLTGFSKEEVLGKDVGFVVHRDEHLRMGPALWASLRGEQVPNFELRLRTRTGEARVSFATSTTLTPQGEVEGVMAIGQDVTVVAQLEQRIIHAEKLASLGQLAASVAHEINNPMTAVVTYADAMLQRMVPVGGAASGDAEKLRKILENGQRILRFTRDLTSYARPSKNKPERVLLNALLDKAVGFCEHVVSQTRVSVARDYGEVPPLSAVPANLEQVFVNLITNACHAMQPGGQMSLRTRAEGREAVVWVTDTGSGIDPEHLSRIFEPFFTTKTEGRGTGLGLSIVQRIVEKHGGRLEVASEKGQGTTFTVRLPLAD; translated from the coding sequence ATGACGACTGAGTCCCGCCGCTTGAGTGCCCCCTCGGAGCCGTCCGCCGAGGACTTCCGGACCTTCTTCGACCTGGTGGAGGTGCCCGCGGCGCTGTGTGACCTGGAGCTGCGCCTGCGTGCGGGCAACCCCGCCTTCACGCGCTTCTGCTTCGACCATGGCCTGTCGGTGGACCAGCTGCTCGAGGGGCTGGACCTGGCGGCGGTGCCCGATGACTGGGGCACGCGCGAGCTGGAGGTGATGCTGCCCCAGGGCGGCTCGGTGTTGGTGGAGCTGTCCCGGCGGGGCGACTGCGTGTCGGTGGTGGGCCGGCACGCGTCGGACAACATCCGGGGCCACCTGGTGATGGTGGAGCAGGCCCTGCTCGAGCAGGCGCGCACCGAGGGCGTGCTGCTGGACCTGAGCCGCAGCGTGGCGGAGGCGGGCAGCGAGGAGGAGCTGGTGGCGGCGGTGGCGCGCGGGGTCAAGGAGCTGTTTCCGGGCCGCGCCTTTTGCATCCGCATCACGGACGCGCGCACCGGCGTGCTCACGAGCCTCTACGCGGAGGGGCGGCTCAAGGAAGGCTCGCGCGAGCCGCTGGTGCTCAAGCGCAGCGCGACGGAGAAGCTGCACCTGTCGGTGGCGAGCCTGCCCGCGGGGGTGGTGGTGGCGCCCCGGGTGCCCTTGCTCTTCGAGGGCAGCGTGGACGGGGTGAGCGCGCCGCTGGTGGCGAGCGGTCAGCTCTATGGCGCCATCAACCTGGAGTACACGGCGCCCCGCCGAGGCGAGTCCACCTACTTCCAGGACGAGCGGGTGCTCGTGCAGCTGGCCAACCAGGTGGCGGTGGCGGTGAAGAACGCCAAGCTCATCGACGAGCTGACGTTCGTGCGCAAGTACCTGGAGGATCTGCTGGAGAAGGCCAACGCCCTCATCGTGGTGTCCAACCGCGAGGGGAAGATCGTGGTCTTCAACCAGGCCATCAGCCGCCTCACGGGCTTCAGCAAGGAGGAGGTGCTGGGCAAGGACGTGGGCTTCGTGGTGCACCGCGACGAGCACCTGCGCATGGGGCCCGCCCTCTGGGCGTCGCTGAGGGGCGAGCAGGTGCCCAACTTCGAGCTGCGGCTGCGCACGCGCACGGGCGAGGCGCGGGTGTCCTTCGCCACGTCCACGACGCTCACGCCCCAGGGCGAGGTGGAGGGCGTCATGGCCATTGGCCAGGACGTGACGGTGGTGGCGCAGCTCGAGCAGCGCATCATCCACGCGGAGAAGCTCGCGTCCCTGGGCCAGCTCGCCGCGAGCGTGGCGCATGAAATCAACAACCCCATGACGGCGGTGGTGACGTACGCGGACGCCATGCTCCAGCGCATGGTGCCGGTGGGCGGCGCGGCCAGTGGCGACGCGGAGAAGCTCCGGAAGATTTTGGAGAACGGCCAGCGCATCCTGCGCTTCACGCGCGACCTCACCTCCTACGCGCGGCCGTCGAAGAACAAGCCCGAACGGGTCCTGCTCAACGCGCTGCTCGACAAGGCGGTGGGCTTCTGCGAGCACGTGGTGTCGCAGACCCGGGTGTCCGTGGCGCGCGACTACGGCGAGGTGCCGCCCCTGTCCGCGGTGCCGGCCAACCTGGAGCAGGTGTTCGTCAACCTCATCACCAACGCGTGCCATGCGATGCAGCCCGGGGGGCAGATGTCCCTGCGCACCCGCGCCGAGGGCCGCGAGGCCGTGGTGTGGGTGACGGACACGGGCAGCGGCATCGACCCGGAGCACCTCTCGCGCATCTTCGAGCCCTTCTTCACCACCAAGACGGAGGGGCGGGGCACGGGCCTCGGCCTGTCCATCGTGCAGCGCATCGTGGAGAAGCACGGCGGACGGCTCGAGGTCGCGAGCGAGAAGGGCCAGGGCACCACCTTCACCGTGCGCCTGCCCCTCGCGGACTGA
- a CDS encoding serine/threonine protein kinase: MKLGRYELVRKLASGGMAEVFLARAEGPMGFQKTVVIKRVLPHLAEDPAFTRMFLAEAKVAALLDHPHLGQTFDFGEADGAYFLAMEYVDGLNLRVLLKRAHAAGRRPPFALCARIIAQVCEGLAHAHGFVDPATGKPMGLVHRDISPDNILVSWSGVVKVVDFGVVKVSSQGAGTEAGRLKGKVAYMPPEQIQGRPLDARADLFALGMVFYELLGGRKPFAAESDAGLLRAIVSQPLPPVTTHRADVPVALQRILERALAKDREARYATCRELHQDLERYLGTQGEPVGSFQLAQWMAPLAGPTVRPSTPPAETRVAPAPSKPSLTQIAVMPWAVPPPPEPRPPVRSAARVPRVAPGRQPRAWRLALGGVGGLALTGLGLWGWLHAGGAGPRSDRSVRPHEASRTRALAPPSSPEGSAVPAPEATPLEQAGLSSESLGEVQGRVLPGRRSRAAASASVRIESNLRGQVRVNGRVWGWTPRLVWGLPPGAVDVEVFDPEGAFSTRHTVELGAGRNPPVRVTVAKGSILFYVRPDATTVLLDGKPLGVTPLPPIEVYEGTHALTFIHPQHGTRREERAYRVLGSAPQVYQLDLRR, encoded by the coding sequence ATGAAGCTGGGCCGGTACGAACTGGTGCGCAAGCTCGCCTCGGGTGGCATGGCGGAGGTGTTCCTCGCCCGCGCCGAGGGGCCCATGGGCTTCCAGAAGACGGTGGTGATCAAGCGCGTGCTGCCCCACCTGGCCGAGGACCCCGCCTTCACCCGCATGTTCCTGGCCGAGGCGAAGGTCGCCGCGCTGCTGGACCACCCCCACCTGGGCCAGACCTTCGACTTCGGCGAGGCGGACGGCGCCTACTTCCTCGCCATGGAGTACGTGGACGGGCTCAACCTGCGCGTGCTGCTCAAGCGGGCGCACGCGGCGGGACGGCGGCCGCCCTTCGCGCTGTGCGCCCGCATCATCGCGCAGGTGTGCGAGGGCCTCGCCCATGCCCACGGCTTCGTGGATCCCGCCACGGGCAAGCCCATGGGCCTGGTCCACCGGGACATCAGCCCCGACAACATCCTGGTGTCCTGGAGCGGCGTGGTGAAGGTGGTGGACTTCGGCGTCGTCAAGGTGTCCAGCCAGGGCGCCGGGACGGAAGCGGGGCGGCTCAAGGGCAAGGTGGCGTACATGCCGCCTGAGCAGATCCAGGGGCGTCCCCTCGACGCGCGCGCGGACCTGTTCGCCCTGGGCATGGTGTTCTACGAGCTGCTGGGGGGCCGCAAGCCCTTCGCGGCCGAGAGCGACGCGGGCCTGCTGCGCGCCATCGTCTCCCAGCCGCTCCCGCCGGTGACCACGCACCGCGCGGATGTGCCCGTCGCGCTCCAGCGCATCCTCGAGCGCGCCCTCGCCAAGGACCGGGAGGCCCGCTACGCGACGTGCCGCGAGCTGCACCAGGACCTGGAGCGCTACCTGGGGACCCAGGGAGAGCCCGTCGGGTCCTTCCAGCTCGCCCAGTGGATGGCCCCGCTGGCCGGTCCCACCGTCCGTCCCAGCACGCCCCCGGCCGAGACGCGGGTCGCGCCCGCGCCCTCCAAACCGTCCCTGACGCAGATCGCCGTGATGCCCTGGGCCGTGCCCCCGCCGCCGGAGCCACGGCCGCCCGTGCGCTCCGCCGCGCGCGTGCCCCGCGTGGCCCCGGGCCGACAGCCCCGGGCGTGGCGTCTGGCCCTGGGGGGCGTGGGCGGTCTGGCGCTGACGGGCCTGGGTCTCTGGGGCTGGCTCCACGCCGGAGGCGCCGGGCCGCGGAGCGACCGGTCCGTGCGCCCGCACGAGGCATCCCGCACGCGCGCCCTCGCGCCGCCCTCCTCCCCCGAGGGCTCCGCCGTCCCCGCGCCAGAGGCCACCCCGCTGGAGCAGGCGGGGCTGTCCTCCGAGTCCCTGGGCGAGGTCCAGGGCCGGGTGTTGCCCGGCCGGAGGTCCCGCGCGGCGGCGAGCGCCTCGGTCCGCATCGAGTCCAACCTGAGGGGTCAGGTCCGCGTGAATGGCCGGGTCTGGGGGTGGACGCCTCGGCTCGTGTGGGGTCTGCCGCCGGGCGCCGTGGACGTGGAGGTCTTCGACCCCGAGGGCGCGTTCTCCACGCGGCACACGGTGGAGCTCGGCGCGGGCCGCAATCCGCCCGTGCGCGTCACCGTGGCCAAGGGCTCCATCCTGTTCTACGTGCGGCCCGACGCCACCACCGTGCTGCTGGATGGCAAGCCCCTGGGCGTCACGCCCCTGCCGCCCATCGAGGTCTACGAGGGCACCCACGCCCTCACCTTCATCCACCCCCAGCACGGCACGCGCCGCGAGGAGCGCGCCTACCGCGTCCTGGGCAGCGCCCCCCAGGTCTACCAACTGGACCTGCGGCGCTAG
- a CDS encoding general secretion pathway protein GspE, whose translation MARKRIGELLLERGAISVAQLDAALQAQQRTRQRLGATLVAQGAITEKTLAHALSEALGVPVMDLNNRPPDWGAIHLVRARFCEQHDLFPVSLENAGGRKLLVVAMADPLDSAALQELEFTTGLKVNARVAPLSAVRAALQRYYHRPAPTPAPLAPAIPEADAEDVEEIIVGEELPPGEMTRRVTLEQLIQEREKRQRLKRGQSRPATGDVSADLDSLFGDTRTATAAEPVEELERKFWALMRIMARKGLLTNEEFTRELDDESNS comes from the coding sequence ATGGCCCGAAAGCGGATCGGTGAGTTGCTCCTGGAGCGGGGGGCGATCAGCGTGGCCCAGTTGGACGCGGCCTTGCAGGCCCAGCAGCGCACCCGGCAGCGTCTGGGCGCGACCCTGGTGGCCCAGGGCGCCATCACCGAGAAGACCCTGGCCCATGCGCTGAGCGAGGCCCTGGGCGTGCCGGTGATGGACCTGAACAACCGTCCCCCGGACTGGGGCGCCATCCACCTGGTGCGCGCGCGCTTCTGCGAGCAGCACGACCTGTTTCCGGTGTCCCTGGAAAATGCCGGCGGGCGCAAGCTGCTGGTGGTGGCCATGGCGGACCCGCTCGACTCGGCAGCCCTGCAGGAGTTGGAGTTCACCACCGGACTCAAGGTGAACGCGCGCGTGGCGCCCCTGTCCGCCGTGCGCGCCGCCCTCCAGCGCTACTACCACCGGCCCGCCCCCACCCCCGCGCCCCTGGCGCCGGCCATCCCCGAGGCGGACGCCGAGGACGTGGAGGAGATCATCGTCGGCGAGGAGCTGCCTCCCGGGGAGATGACCCGGCGCGTCACCCTGGAGCAGCTCATCCAGGAGCGCGAGAAGCGCCAGCGGCTCAAGCGCGGCCAGTCCCGGCCCGCCACGGGGGACGTCAGCGCGGACCTGGACTCGCTGTTCGGCGACACGCGGACGGCGACCGCCGCGGAGCCGGTGGAGGAGCTGGAACGCAAGTTCTGGGCCCTCATGCGCATCATGGCGCGCAAGGGCCTGCTCACCAACGAGGAGTTCACGCGCGAGCTGGACGACGAGTCCAACTCCTGA
- a CDS encoding MotA/TolQ/ExbB proton channel family protein, with the protein MNLGFVTNLTILANTGHGAERSFFEEVAKRWEAGQWGMYPIAVCLVFALAIMIERGIVLFGKASINKDAFLRGLKKHIYAGDLDKAINYVSGQKKTPLTEVIKAGLMNVPKGEEEVQAALDEASLRETPRIEARTGYLAMLGNAAMLAGLLGTVSGLIACFEAVANVNPADKATILANGISEAMNCTGFGLLTAIPAVVAFSILSGRATSIVNDINETSVAVLNLIVNNRDKFKNATVAVSAGRDEE; encoded by the coding sequence ATGAACCTGGGTTTCGTGACGAATCTGACCATCCTCGCCAACACCGGCCACGGTGCGGAGCGCTCGTTTTTCGAGGAAGTGGCCAAGCGCTGGGAGGCGGGTCAGTGGGGTATGTACCCCATCGCCGTCTGCCTGGTGTTCGCGCTGGCCATCATGATCGAGCGCGGCATCGTGCTCTTCGGCAAGGCGTCCATCAACAAGGACGCGTTCCTGCGCGGCCTCAAGAAGCACATCTACGCGGGTGACCTGGACAAGGCCATCAACTACGTGTCCGGCCAGAAGAAGACCCCGCTGACGGAGGTCATCAAGGCGGGCCTCATGAACGTGCCCAAGGGCGAGGAGGAGGTCCAGGCGGCGCTCGACGAGGCCAGCCTGCGCGAGACGCCCCGCATCGAGGCGCGCACGGGCTACCTGGCCATGCTCGGCAACGCGGCGATGCTCGCCGGTCTGCTCGGAACGGTGTCCGGTCTGATCGCCTGCTTCGAGGCGGTGGCGAACGTGAACCCGGCCGACAAGGCGACCATTCTCGCCAACGGCATCTCGGAAGCCATGAACTGCACGGGCTTCGGGCTGCTCACGGCGATCCCCGCCGTCGTGGCCTTCTCCATCCTCTCCGGCCGCGCCACGTCCATCGTGAACGACATCAACGAGACGAGCGTCGCGGTGCTCAACCTGATCGTCAACAACCGCGACAAGTTCAAGAACGCCACCGTCGCGGTGTCGGCGGGCCGGGACGAAGAGTAG
- a CDS encoding biopolymer transporter ExbD, whose translation MAGGMDLGGGKGKKSLDVAINLTPFIDLMAVTISFLIMTAVWTQIGRLQVAQAGGPATEEEQKQEEQTKTVLLTLFVTPTELKLVADQSDYPAIEAKRGANGKLDLAPLLLRFKEIKSTFPDQSAITLQTDDKVRYEDLVRIIDQCIGAGLPQVSVSAIVGV comes from the coding sequence ATGGCCGGCGGAATGGACCTGGGGGGAGGCAAAGGCAAGAAGTCGCTCGACGTTGCCATCAACCTCACCCCCTTTATCGACCTGATGGCGGTGACCATCAGCTTCCTCATCATGACGGCGGTCTGGACACAGATCGGCCGCCTCCAGGTGGCGCAGGCCGGAGGCCCCGCCACCGAGGAGGAGCAGAAGCAGGAGGAGCAGACCAAGACGGTCCTGCTCACCCTGTTCGTGACCCCCACGGAGCTCAAGCTCGTGGCGGACCAGAGTGATTATCCGGCCATCGAGGCCAAGCGTGGGGCCAACGGCAAGCTGGACCTGGCGCCGTTGCTCCTGCGCTTCAAGGAAATCAAGTCGACGTTCCCGGATCAGTCGGCCATCACGCTGCAGACCGACGACAAGGTCCGCTACGAGGACCTGGTCCGGATCATCGATCAATGCATCGGCGCGGGACTGCCCCAGGTCTCCGTGTCCGCCATCGTGGGCGTATAG
- a CDS encoding ExbD/TolR family protein, translating to MAIKAPGKRYCKRLQHSKVFGHGTHGHKSGNADVLITPLVDMFVIIVLFLIANFSATGEVLMMTKDIQLPEAVNVKEVEMNPVVMVSGDEVSISGNVVGRVQDLVKEEYLNIPALEEKLRDMKKQFEDLHAMADGNTNAFKGDVNIQGHKDVEFSIIKRVMFSCASAGYNNINFATLQKGEAGAPGESTAAATP from the coding sequence ATGGCCATCAAGGCTCCCGGAAAGCGCTATTGCAAGCGGCTGCAGCACTCCAAGGTGTTCGGCCACGGCACGCATGGGCACAAGAGCGGCAACGCCGACGTGCTCATCACCCCGCTGGTGGACATGTTCGTGATCATCGTGCTCTTCCTCATCGCCAACTTCTCGGCGACGGGCGAGGTGCTGATGATGACCAAGGACATCCAGCTGCCCGAGGCGGTCAACGTCAAGGAAGTGGAGATGAACCCGGTCGTCATGGTGTCCGGCGACGAGGTCTCCATTTCCGGCAACGTGGTGGGCCGCGTGCAGGACCTGGTCAAGGAGGAGTACCTCAACATTCCCGCGCTGGAGGAGAAGCTGCGGGACATGAAGAAGCAGTTCGAGGACCTCCACGCCATGGCCGACGGCAACACCAACGCCTTCAAGGGTGACGTGAACATCCAGGGTCACAAGGACGTGGAGTTCTCCATCATCAAGCGCGTGATGTTCAGCTGCGCCAGCGCGGGCTACAACAACATCAACTTCGCCACGCTGCAGAAGGGCGAGGCCGGCGCGCCGGGTGAGTCCACCGCGGCCGCCACCCCGTAG
- a CDS encoding HAD family hydrolase, with product MTLPPRAAIFDLDGTLLDSLHDIGAALNHALVTHGLPPHPLEACRSFVGEGVSVLVSRALPPGREDAHAAVVASYRARYAEHMLDHTRPFVGIPELLARLQAEGVKLAVLSNKPDAATRALVTALFPQVPFAAVYGERAGVPRKPDPTAALGVAAELGVAPAECAFIGDTAVDVDTARAAGMVAVGVSWGFRDAEELVSHGAQVVAPTVQALLGALVPAVLDR from the coding sequence ATGACCCTGCCTCCTCGCGCCGCGATCTTCGATCTGGATGGAACGCTGCTGGACTCGCTGCACGACATCGGCGCGGCGCTCAACCACGCGCTCGTCACGCACGGCCTGCCCCCGCATCCGCTCGAGGCCTGCCGCTCGTTCGTGGGCGAGGGCGTGAGCGTGCTCGTGTCCCGGGCGCTGCCGCCGGGCCGGGAGGACGCGCACGCGGCCGTGGTCGCCTCCTACCGCGCCCGCTACGCCGAGCACATGCTCGACCACACCCGCCCCTTCGTCGGCATCCCCGAGCTGCTCGCCCGGCTCCAGGCCGAGGGGGTGAAGCTGGCCGTGTTGAGCAACAAGCCCGACGCGGCCACCCGCGCGCTCGTGACCGCGCTGTTTCCCCAGGTGCCCTTCGCGGCGGTGTACGGCGAGCGCGCGGGCGTGCCGCGCAAGCCCGATCCCACCGCGGCGCTCGGCGTGGCGGCGGAGCTGGGCGTGGCGCCCGCTGAATGCGCGTTCATCGGGGACACGGCGGTGGACGTGGACACCGCGCGCGCCGCGGGCATGGTGGCGGTGGGCGTGAGCTGGGGTTTCCGGGACGCCGAGGAGCTCGTGTCGCATGGTGCACAGGTGGTCGCCCCCACGGTCCAGGCGCTGCTCGGCGCCCTCGTGCCCGCTGTGTTGGATAGATGA